In Megalobrama amblycephala isolate DHTTF-2021 linkage group LG10, ASM1881202v1, whole genome shotgun sequence, one DNA window encodes the following:
- the gabra2a gene encoding gamma-aminobutyric acid receptor subunit alpha-2 isoform X2 has protein sequence MEYTVDVFFRQRWTDERLKFHGPMNILRLNNLMASKIWTPDTFFHNGKKSVAHNMTMPNKLLRIMENGTLLYTMRLTVQAECPMHLEDFPMDFHSCPLKFGSYAYTLTEVTYVWTRNATLSVEVAPDGSRLNQYDLMGQTVGKETIKSSTGEYTVMTAHFHLKRKIGYFVIQTYLPCIMTVILSQVSFWLNRESVPARTVFGVTTVLTMTTLSISARNSLPKVAYATAMDWFIAVCYAFVFSALIEFATVNYFTKRGWAWDGKSIVNDKKKETSVMKKNNAYAVAVANYAPHIAKDSALPTVSKSATAEPSKPQPVAKEAKKTFNSVSKIDRMSRIIFPVLFGSFNLVYWATYLNREPVIKNMVPSQ, from the exons GAATACACAGTGGATGTGTTTTTCCGTCAGCGCTGGACAGACGAGCGGCTGAAGTTTCACGGGCCGATGAACATCCTGCGTCTCAACAACCTGATGGCCAGTAAAATATGGACCCCAGACACTTTCTTTCACAACGGCAAGAAATCTGTGGCTCACAACATGACCATGCCTAATAAACTGCTGCGCATCATGGAGAACGGCACTCTACTGTACACCATGAG GTTGACAGTGCAAGCTGAATGCCCAATGCATCTCGAGGACTTTCCAATGGATTTCCATTCTTGCCCACTGAAATTTGGCAGCT ATGCTTACACTCTGACAGAGGTGACGTATGTTTGGACACGCAATGCCACCTTATCGGTGGAAGTAGCTCCGGATGGATCTAGACTTAACCAGTATGACCTGATGGGACAGACTGTTGGAAAGGAAACCATCAAGTCCAGTACTG GTGAATATACAGTGATGACTGCCCATTTCCATCTGAAGAGGAAGATTGGATACTTTGTGATCCAGACGTACCTGCCTTGCATAATGACCGTCATCCTATCCCAAGTCTCTTTTTGGCTCAACCGAGAGTCTGTCCCTGCACGCACAGTTTTTG GTGTGACTACAGTGCTAACGATGACCACTCTGAGTATCAGCGCTCGAAACTCTTTACCAAAGGTGGCCTACGCCACAGCCATGGACTGGTTCATAGCTGTGTGCTACGCATTTGTTTTCTCTGCTCTCATCGAGTTTGCCACTGTAAACTACTTCACCAAGCGCGGCTGGGCCTGGGATGGAAAGAGCATTGTCAATGATAAG AAAAAGGAGACGTCCGTTATGAAAAAGAATAACGCGTATGCAGTCGCTGTGGCAAACTACGCGCCCCACATTGCGAAGGACTCGGCTCTGCCCACCGTCTCTAAGAGCGCCACAGCGGAGCCCAGTAAACCTCAACCGGTGGCTAAAGAAGCAAAGAAGACCTTCAACAGCGTCAGCAAGATTGACCGTATGTCCCGCATCATCTTTCCAGTGCTTTTTGGCAGCTTTAACTTGGTTTATTGGGCCACATATCTCAACAGAGAACCTGTTATAAAGAACATGGTGCCCTCCCAGTGA